From Heliomicrobium modesticaldum Ice1, a single genomic window includes:
- a CDS encoding response regulator gives MTTPWTIEGYRGLPVLVVEDNPINLKMIRSQLKQLGIDMIHTAVNGNEAVQLARQNQYGLILMDCQMPVMDGYSATALIRANEGQETHTPIVAVTAHALPGDREKCLEAGMDDYISKPVRLQRLFEALQCWLPAQQKIGTAADAAQETPESASISQKGSAVPEALSAPEPALDAPPVDFGVIQGLLGVTLEELPLFSHLFVLFFTESGEKMEKIRFALAVKDIGQVCALAHALKSASGNVGALGLSRLYREMELLARSGVMDGLASLYEQAEKEYERVKAALARFCDSD, from the coding sequence ATGACGACCCCCTGGACGATTGAGGGATACCGAGGGCTGCCGGTGCTCGTGGTGGAAGATAACCCGATCAATCTGAAAATGATTCGAAGCCAACTGAAACAGTTGGGGATCGACATGATTCATACGGCCGTCAACGGAAATGAGGCTGTGCAATTGGCTCGTCAAAACCAATACGGATTGATCCTGATGGACTGCCAGATGCCGGTGATGGACGGATACAGCGCTACCGCTTTGATCCGGGCAAATGAAGGACAGGAGACCCATACCCCGATCGTAGCTGTCACAGCCCATGCCCTCCCGGGGGACCGGGAAAAATGCCTGGAAGCAGGGATGGACGATTATATCAGCAAACCGGTCCGGTTGCAGCGGCTGTTCGAAGCGTTGCAGTGCTGGCTGCCGGCGCAGCAAAAGATCGGCACCGCCGCCGACGCGGCCCAAGAGACGCCTGAAAGTGCGTCCATTTCACAGAAGGGGTCAGCAGTGCCTGAGGCTTTGTCCGCGCCCGAACCGGCGCTTGATGCGCCGCCTGTCGATTTTGGCGTCATCCAGGGACTTCTTGGGGTAACTTTGGAAGAACTGCCGCTCTTTTCTCACCTGTTCGTCCTCTTTTTTACCGAGTCCGGAGAAAAAATGGAAAAAATCCGTTTCGCTCTGGCGGTGAAAGATATTGGGCAAGTCTGCGCTCTGGCTCATGCGCTGAAGTCGGCCAGCGGTAATGTGGGTGCCCTTGGTTTATCTCGCTTGTACCGGGAGATGGAGCTGCTGGCGCGGAGCGGGGTTATGGACGGCTTGGCATCGCTGTACGAGCAGGCGGAAAAAGAGTATGAACGGGTCAAGGCGGCCCTGGCGCGATTTTGTGACAGCGATTGA